In the Wyeomyia smithii strain HCP4-BCI-WySm-NY-G18 chromosome 2, ASM2978416v1, whole genome shotgun sequence genome, one interval contains:
- the LOC129721675 gene encoding 27 kDa glycoprotein-like — protein sequence MNQIYLTAAIGLLTISLSVTCANSELPNEIKDLDIDKLKEHLPEGLIPPEFQNITLPSLEDIQKIVKEKCSKAAGSDAAFEQAEQAGQRLGDCLKDLIDFSDLKQEIKIAKPTGDLDTVFNKYCRRRSTAIECINTFSNDVDVCLEDDERENKRILVNIVHGLLNFICHKDGDQIALFIAEEGPECFEEQKQPLIDCFNSTLRGYLDEPTPKLSEGIPKLVLGKKQCDEMDNLRECFVRVLEDCKESTPANLAESLFKFVRKETPCANFTTPAQAQRGNSAEFARSSIHVILITWLMVLVAKFIIH from the exons ATGAATCAGATATACCTAACAGCCGCGATCGGATTGCTGACGATATCCTTGTCAG TAACATGTGCCAACAGTGAACTTCCGAATGAAATCAAAGATCTCGACATCGACAAGCTGAAGGAACACCTACCGGAGGGGCTGATCCCACCAGAGTTCCAAAATATCACCCTGCCCAGTCTGGAGGACATCCAGAAGATAGTGAAGGAGAAATGTTCGAAAGCAGCCGGCAGCGATGCAGCCTTTGAACAGGCCGAACAAGCCGGCCAGCGGTTGGGCGATTGCCTGAAAGATCTTATTGATTTCAGTGATCTCAAGCAGGAGATAAAGATAGCCAAACCGACGGGAGACTTGGATACGGTTTTTAATAA GTATTGCCGAAGACGATCTACAGCAATCGAATGCATCAATACtttctcgaatgatgtcgacgTTTGTTTGGAAGATGACGAGCGAGAAAACAAACGAATTTTGGTCAACATCGTTCACGGGCTGTTGAACTTCATTTGTCACAAGGATGGCGATCAAATCGCCT TATTCATCGCCGAAGAAGGACCGGAATGTTTCGAGGAACAGAAGCAGCCTTTGATTGATTGCTTCAACAGTACCCTCCGAGGGTACTTGGACGAACCAACGCCGAAGCTCTCCGAAGGAATTCCTAAACTTGTGCTGGGTAAAAAACAATGCGA TGAGATGGACAACCTGAGGGAATGCTTCGTCCGCGTGTTGGAGGACTGCAAAGAGTCAACGCCGGCGAATTTAGCGGAGTCCCTGTTCAAATTTGTCCGGAAAGAAACTCCATGTGCCAACTTCACAACTCCCGCCCAAGCACAGCGGGGGAATTCGGCTGAATTCGCGAGATCGTCTATCCACGTGATACTGATCACTTGGTTGATGGTGCTAGTAGCAAAGTTCATAATCCACTAA
- the LOC129721589 gene encoding calcyphosin-like protein isoform X2: MAHRPVSAMSRQESEMINRSRRALSSGSTMDSIEKLRHMCLARGASGILGLGRCFRRMDDDGNKVLSLSEFVKGLHDTGLEVSNEEASDIFNEFDADGSGSLHMNEFLVAIRPFMSDSRKSIVDQAFAKLDKTGDGAITVEDLKNVYSVKNHPLYISGEETEDNILRKFLANFEENGNVDGTVTKEEFLNYYAGLSASIDSDGYFDLIVRQAYNL, translated from the exons ATGGCACATCGTCCCGTCAGTGCAATGTCGCGTCAAGAATCGGAAATGATCAACCGCAGCCGTCGGGCACTGTCGTCGGGATCGACGATGGACTCGATCGAGAAGCTGCGTCACATGTGTCTGGCCCGTGGTGCGTCCGGAATACTGGGCCTGGGTCGCTGCTTCCGTCGTATGGATGACGACGGCAACAAAGTACTGTCGCTCAGCGAGTTTGTCAAGGGTTTACACGATACTGGACTCGAAGTCTCCAACGAGGAAGCCTCGGATATTTTCAATGA ATTTGATGCCGATGGTAGTGGTTCGCTTCACATGAATGAGTTCTTGGTTGCCATCAGACCCTTTATGTCGGACTCTCGGAAGAGCATTGTTGACCAGGCGTTTGCTAAGTTGGACAAAACTGGTGATGGCGCTATCACTGTGGAAGATTTAAA GAACGTCTACTCGGTCAAGAACCATCCACTGTACATTAGCGGCGAAGAAACGGAGGACAACATCCTGCGCAAGTTCCTGGCCAACTTTGAAGAGAACGGTAACGTGGATGGAACCGTCACTAAGGAGGAATTTCTTAACTATTACGCCGGGTTGAGTGCTTCGATTGATTCGGATGGCTATTTCGATCTGATAGTTCGCCAGGCCTACAACCTTTAA
- the LOC129721589 gene encoding calcyphosin-like protein isoform X1: protein MRAIHNSNSRISLKMAHRPVSAMSRQESEMINRSRRALSSGSTMDSIEKLRHMCLARGASGILGLGRCFRRMDDDGNKVLSLSEFVKGLHDTGLEVSNEEASDIFNEFDADGSGSLHMNEFLVAIRPFMSDSRKSIVDQAFAKLDKTGDGAITVEDLKNVYSVKNHPLYISGEETEDNILRKFLANFEENGNVDGTVTKEEFLNYYAGLSASIDSDGYFDLIVRQAYNL from the exons ATGCGGGCGATACACAATTCTAACAGCAGAATTTCACTTAAG ATGGCACATCGTCCCGTCAGTGCAATGTCGCGTCAAGAATCGGAAATGATCAACCGCAGCCGTCGGGCACTGTCGTCGGGATCGACGATGGACTCGATCGAGAAGCTGCGTCACATGTGTCTGGCCCGTGGTGCGTCCGGAATACTGGGCCTGGGTCGCTGCTTCCGTCGTATGGATGACGACGGCAACAAAGTACTGTCGCTCAGCGAGTTTGTCAAGGGTTTACACGATACTGGACTCGAAGTCTCCAACGAGGAAGCCTCGGATATTTTCAATGA ATTTGATGCCGATGGTAGTGGTTCGCTTCACATGAATGAGTTCTTGGTTGCCATCAGACCCTTTATGTCGGACTCTCGGAAGAGCATTGTTGACCAGGCGTTTGCTAAGTTGGACAAAACTGGTGATGGCGCTATCACTGTGGAAGATTTAAA GAACGTCTACTCGGTCAAGAACCATCCACTGTACATTAGCGGCGAAGAAACGGAGGACAACATCCTGCGCAAGTTCCTGGCCAACTTTGAAGAGAACGGTAACGTGGATGGAACCGTCACTAAGGAGGAATTTCTTAACTATTACGCCGGGTTGAGTGCTTCGATTGATTCGGATGGCTATTTCGATCTGATAGTTCGCCAGGCCTACAACCTTTAA